From one Lolium rigidum isolate FL_2022 chromosome 4, APGP_CSIRO_Lrig_0.1, whole genome shotgun sequence genomic stretch:
- the LOC124707624 gene encoding probable histone H2A.4 has protein sequence MESGAKATKKTGAAGRRGGGGPKKKSVSRSVKAGLQFPVGRIGRYLKLGRYAKRIGSGAPVYLAAVLEYLAAEVLELAGNAAKDNKKNRITPRHVLLAVRNDQELGKLLAGVTIAHGGVLPNINPVLLPKKTAAAAAKAAKPAKETTKSPRKAPAKKAADS, from the exons ATGGAGTCTGGAGCAAAGGCGACGAAGAAGACCGGCGCGGCCgggcgccggggcggcggcgggccgaAGAAGAAGTCCGTCTCCCGCTCCGTCAAGGCCGGCCTGCAGTTCCCCGTAGGCCGCATCGGGCGCTACCTCAAGCTGGGACGCTACGCCAAGCGCATCGGCAGCGGCGCCCCCGTCTACCTCGCCGCCGTCCTCGAGTACCTCGCCGCCGAG GTCCTCGAGCTGGCGGGGAACGCGGCCAAGGACAACAAGAAGAACCGGATCACCCCGCGGCACGTGCTGCTCGCGGTCCGCAACGACCAGGAGCTCGGGAAGCTGCTCGCCGGCGTCACCATCGCGCACGGAGGGGTGTTGCCCAACATCAACCCGGTGCTGCTCCCCAAGAAGACCGCCGCCGCGGCAGCCAAGGCAGCCAAGCCAGCCAAGGAGACGACCAAGTCGCCCAGGAAGGCCCCCGCCAAGAAGGCGGCCGACTCTTAG